One stretch of Saccharopolyspora erythraea DNA includes these proteins:
- a CDS encoding ArsC/Spx/MgsR family protein: MEIWVNPACSKCRSAVSLLDEAGAHYTVRKYLEDPPNERELAEVLDRLGLEPWDITRTGEETAKRLEIGTWERTPAERPRWIQALVANPELIQRPIITADDGTAVVGRTPDAVASMLR, encoded by the coding sequence ATGGAGATCTGGGTCAACCCGGCGTGTTCGAAGTGCCGGTCGGCGGTGTCGCTGCTGGACGAGGCCGGTGCGCACTACACGGTGCGCAAGTACCTGGAGGACCCGCCGAACGAGCGGGAGCTCGCCGAGGTGCTGGACCGGCTCGGGCTCGAGCCGTGGGACATCACCAGGACCGGTGAGGAGACGGCGAAGCGGCTGGAGATCGGCACCTGGGAGCGGACGCCCGCCGAGCGGCCACGGTGGATCCAGGCCCTCGTGGCGAACCCGGAGCTCATCCAGCGCCCGATCATCACCGCCGACGACGGCACCGCGGTCGTCGGCCGCACCCCGGACGCGGTGGCGTCGATGCTGCGTTGA
- the gabT gene encoding 4-aminobutyrate--2-oxoglutarate transaminase gives MSLPQVRELRTEIPGPLSRELQQRRTAAVAAGVSSVLPVFVTEAAGGVLRDVDGNSLIDLGSGIAVTNVGNAAPEVVEPVRRQAGEFTHTCFMVTPYENYLQVCEELAQLTPGHHDKRSALFNSGAEAVENAVKIARRATGRQAVVVFDHAYHGRTNLTMALTAKSKPYKHGFGPFAPEVYRVPMSYPARDQRGGAESAREAVDRIEKQLGADTVAAVLIEPLQGEGGFIEPAPGFLPAISKWCTDNGVLFVADEIQTGFCRTGAWFACDHENVVPDLITTAKGIAGGLPLAAVTGRAELMDALPPGSLGGTYGGNPLACAAALGSIRAMREQDLAAAARGVQDAVMPRLRSAAEYTDRILDVRGRGAMIGVEFVKAGGDEPDPELTSRIAKTCHEKGVVVLTCGTYGNVIRLLPPLVIGHDLLDEGLRVLHEAIVEHTR, from the coding sequence ATGTCCCTGCCCCAGGTCCGCGAGCTGCGCACGGAGATCCCGGGCCCGCTGTCGCGCGAGCTGCAACAGCGTCGCACCGCCGCGGTCGCCGCCGGCGTCTCCAGTGTGCTGCCGGTGTTCGTCACCGAGGCGGCCGGGGGCGTGCTGCGGGATGTCGACGGGAACTCGCTGATCGACCTCGGCTCCGGGATCGCGGTGACCAACGTCGGCAACGCCGCCCCTGAGGTCGTGGAGCCGGTGCGCAGGCAGGCGGGCGAGTTCACCCACACCTGCTTCATGGTCACGCCCTACGAGAACTACCTGCAGGTCTGCGAGGAGCTCGCCCAGCTCACGCCCGGCCACCACGACAAGCGCAGCGCGCTGTTCAACTCCGGTGCCGAGGCGGTGGAGAACGCGGTCAAGATCGCCCGCCGGGCCACCGGCAGGCAGGCGGTCGTGGTGTTCGACCACGCCTACCACGGCCGCACCAACCTCACGATGGCGCTGACCGCCAAGTCCAAGCCGTACAAGCACGGCTTCGGGCCGTTCGCGCCCGAGGTCTACCGGGTGCCGATGTCCTACCCGGCGCGCGACCAGCGCGGCGGCGCGGAGAGCGCCCGCGAGGCCGTCGACCGCATCGAGAAGCAGCTCGGCGCCGACACCGTGGCCGCGGTGCTGATCGAGCCGTTGCAGGGCGAGGGCGGCTTCATCGAGCCCGCGCCCGGTTTCCTGCCCGCGATCTCGAAGTGGTGCACCGACAACGGCGTGCTGTTCGTCGCCGACGAGATCCAGACCGGCTTCTGCCGCACCGGCGCCTGGTTCGCCTGCGACCACGAGAACGTGGTGCCGGACCTGATCACCACCGCCAAGGGCATCGCGGGCGGGCTGCCGCTGGCCGCGGTCACCGGTCGCGCCGAGCTGATGGACGCGCTGCCCCCGGGCAGCCTCGGCGGCACCTACGGCGGCAACCCGCTGGCCTGCGCCGCCGCGCTGGGCTCGATCCGGGCCATGCGCGAGCAGGACCTCGCCGCCGCGGCCCGAGGCGTGCAGGACGCGGTCATGCCGCGTCTGCGCAGCGCGGCCGAGTACACCGACCGGATCCTCGACGTCCGCGGCCGCGGCGCCATGATCGGCGTCGAGTTCGTCAAGGCGGGCGGCGACGAGCCCGACCCCGAGCTGACCTCGCGGATCGCGAAGACCTGCCACGAGAAGGGCGTCGTGGTGCTCACCTGCGGCACCTACGGCAACGTCATCCGGCTGCTGCCGCCGCTGGTGATCGGCCACGACCTGCTCGACGAAGGTCTGCGCGTCCTCCATGAAGCCATCGTCGAGCACACGCGCTGA